The genomic interval tgtgtgtgtgtgagtgtgtgtgtgagtgtgtgtgtgagtgtgtgtgtgtgtgagtgtttgtgtgtgagtgtgagtgtgtgtgagtgtgagtgtgtgtgtgtgagtatgtgtgtgtgagtgtgtgtgtgagtgtgtgtgtgtgtgagagtgtgtgtgtgagtgtgtgtgtgtgtgagtgtgtgtgtgagtgtgtgtgtgtgtgagtatgtgtgtgtgagtgtgagtgtgtgtgtgtgtgagtgtgtgagtatgagtgtgtgtgagtgtgtgtgtatgtgagtgtgagtgtgtgtgtgtgtgagtgtgtgtgtgtgagtgtgtgtgtgagtgtgtgtgtgagtgtgagtgtgcgtgtgtgtgtgagtgtgtgtgagtgtgagtgtgtgtgtgtgagtgtgtgtgtgtgagtgtgtgtgtgagagtgtgtgtgtgtgagagtgtgtgtgtgtgagtgtgtgtgtgtgactgtgtgtgtgtgagtgtgtgtgtgagtgtgagtgtgtgtgtgtgtgtgtgagtgtgtgtgtgagtgtgtgtgtgtgagtgtgtgtgtgtgtgtgagtgtgtgagtatgtgtgagtgtgtgtgtgagtgtgagtgtgtgtgtgtgagtgtgtgagtatgagtgtgtgtgagtgtgtgtgtatgtgagtgtgagtgtgtgtgtgagtgtgtgtgtgtgagtgtgtgtgtgagtgtgtgtgagtgtgagtgtgcgtgtgtgtgagtgtgtgtgagtgtgtgtgtgtgagtgtgtgtgtgagtgtgtgtgtgtgagtgtgtgtgtgtgagtgtgtgtgtgtgtgagagtgtgtgtgtgagtgtgtgtgtgtgagtgtgtgtgtgagtgtgtgtgtgtgagtgtgtgtgtgagtgtgagtgtgtgtgtgagtgtgtgtgtgagtgtgtgtgtgtgtgtgagtgtgtgtgtgagtgtgtgtgtgtgtgagtgtgtgtgtgtgagtgtttgtgtgtgagtgtgaatgtgtgtgagtgtgagtgtgtgtgtgtgagtatgtgtgtgtgagtgtgtgtgtgtgagtgtgtgtgtgtgagagtgtgtgtgtgtgagtgtgtgtgtgtgtgtgtgagtgtgtgtgtgtgagagtgtgtgtgtgtgtgtgagtgtgtgtgtgtgagtatgtgtgtgtgagtgtgagtgtgtgtgtgtgagtgtgtgtgtgcgtgagagtgtgtgtgtgtgtgagtgtgtgtgtgtgtgtgagagtgtgtgtgtgtgagtgtgtgtgtgtgtgagtgtgtgtgtgtgtgtgagtgtgtgtgtgtgtgtgtgtgagtgtgtgtgtgtgtgagtgtgtgtgtgtgtgtgagtgtgtgtgtgtgtgtgtgagtgtgtgtgtgtgtgagtatgtgtgagagagagagagagttactcTGGTCTGCAGCATCTCGTGTGTTTCGTGGGCTCTGGACTCTCAGTGTGTTGATTGCTGTGCCTCTCTCCCCTAGGAGTCGACGGTGGAGTTGATCTTTGCTGCGTTTGCCACCACCTCCAGCGCCAGTACCTCGCTCATCCTGCAGCTGCTGCAGCACCCCGCCGTGCTGGAGAAACTGCGCCAGGAGCTGAGGAACAATGGCATTCTCCACAACGGCTGCAAGTGTGAGGATCGGCCCCGCCTGGCCACCATAACCCGGCTCCGCTACCTGGACTGCGTCATCAAGGAGGTGTTGCGCCTGCTGCCCCCCGTCTCAGGAGGATACCGCACTGCACTGCAGACCTTCGAGCTTGACGTAAGTGCCAGGGAGACCCTCGCTCTGTGCTTTCTTCCCTTAGTATCGCGCCTCCCACAGAGTAACTTTCCCTCAAtattgcccctcccacagtgcaataCTCCCCGGTACCGCCCCTCCCTCAGTTGtgcccttcccacagtgtgacccaccctcagtgcaGCCTCTCCAACATTGtgaagctccctcagtactgcctgtCTGTTCatgtgaaactccctcagtaatgCCTATCCCTTCttgtgaaactccctcagtaatgCCTGTCCCTTCatgtgaaactccctcagtaatACCTATCCCTTCTtgtgaaactccctctgtaaTGCCTGTCCCTTTatgtgaaactccctcagtaatACCTATCCCTTCgtgtgaagctccctcagtaATACCTATCCCTTcgtgtgaaactccctcagtaatACCTATCCCTTcgtgtgaaactccctcagtaatACCTATCCCTTcgtgtgaaactccctcagtaatgCCTATCCCTTCgtgtgaagctccctcagtaATACCTATCCCTTcgtgtgaaactccctcagtaatACCTATCCCTTcgtgtgaaactccctcagtactgcctgtCCCTTcgtgtgaaactccctcagtactgcctgtCCCTTCGTGTGAAGCTCCCTCAATAATGCCTGCCTGTTCgtgtgaagctccctcagtaATGTCTGTCCCTTTgtgtgaagctccctcagtaATGCCTGTCCCTTTgtgtgaagctccctcagtaATGTCTGTCCCTTTgtgtgaagctccctcagtaATGCCTGTCTGTTcgagtgaagctccctcagtaATGCCTGTTCCTTCgtgtgaagctccctcagtaATGCCTGTCTGTTcgagtgaagctccctcagtaATGCCTGTTCCTTCgtgtgaagctccctcagtaATGCCTGTCCCTTCatgtgaaactccctcagtaatgCCTGTCTGTTcgagtgaagctccctcagtaATGCCTGTTCCTTCgtgtgaagctccctcagtaATGTCTGTCTGTTcgagtgaagctccctcagtaATACCTGTCTGTTCGTGTGAAGCTCCCTCAATAATGCCTGTCCCTttgtgtgaaactccctcagtaatgCCTGTCTGTTCgtgtgaagctccctcagtaATGCCTGTCCCTttgtgtgaaactccctcagtactgcccctccatAGCATGATTTTCCCTCAGTGCTGCCCCTCTACAATGTGACACTTCCTGAGTACATTGAACATAAATCACAGAACATTGAACTTAGAGCACACAGAACACAGCCcaggcccacgatgttgtgctgaattTTTAACATTCTCTGAGTTCaaactaatccttccctcccacataatcctccatttttctatcatccatgtgcctgtccaagagtgttagatgtccctaatgtaccttcctctccctccacccctgTCAGGGCAttctaccactctgtgtaaaaatacctACCTCTGGCATCCCCCCCATACAtcactccaatcaccttaaaattacgcccTCTTGTATTATCCATTTCCACCTGGGAAATAGTCTTTGGCTAGCCATTtgatctctgcctcttatcatcttgtacacctctatcaagtcacctctcatcctccttcactccaaagagaaaagccccagctcactcagcctttcctaataagacacactctctaatccaggcagcatcctggtaaatcttctctacaccctctctaaagtttccacatccttcctatgaaaCAACCAGAAGTGTACACAATACTCGAAGCGTGGTTTAACGAGGGTTTtattgagctgcaacattacctcacgacttttgaactcaacccccttgactaatgaaggccaacacaccaaatCACCTTCTCAACAGCcatatcaacttgcacagcatcTCTGAGGGATCTAAACACAGGGAggctcagcagatgctggaaaccttgagcagcacacacaaactcggcaagttaggcagcatgggacaaacagtagatgtttcatgccaagacccttcatcagggatcTAGGGACACAATGATCTATATTCTGATGAATTAAGTTGGTAACATTTTCCTTGGGTTTTTATTTCAGGGATGCCAAATTCCCAAAGGGTGGAGTGTTCTCTACAGCATCAGGGACACGCACGACACGGCCCCTGTCTTTCAGAATGTTGGTGTCTTCGACCCAGACCGATTCGGGGAAGATCGGTATGAAGACAAGAGTGTTCGCTTCAGTTACATCCCGTTCGGAGGAGGCATCCGTAGTTGCCTGGGCAAGGAGCTGGCTAAGCTCATCCTGAAGGTGCTGGCGATGGAGCTGGCCAGTACCAGCCGCTTCGAGCTGGCTACCAGGACGTTCCCTCGCATGCTGACAGTTCCTGTAGTCCATCCCATGGATGGCTTGAAAGTAAAGTTCTACGGACTCGATTCCAACCAGAATGAGATAGACGCAGAGTCAGAGTCTCTGTTGGGCTCCACTGTGTAGCCAACAGCCCTCAACCCAAACCAAGCAAAAATACAAGCAAACTTGAGTCGTTTTGAAAAACCTCTCCTACCAACTAACAAACAAAATAAACCAATCTCAGAACTTCGAGAAAGCCGCCTTCTGAATTTTCATTAAGTATCGGGTACAGGGGACACTTCTGGATTAAGCACGTTCAAAGGGGAGAGTTCTTGGAAAAGAATTAGGTTCCTGGACAATTAAGAGGGATGAGAGGCAGGAAGCGAGAGAGGTGCGTAGGACCTTCTTCGGAGAGAGGAGCTAGCAGATCGATGATGATGGCGATAATTCTTTGTGATCAAGGGacaattctttaaaaaaaatcacatataTATCCTGCATTCCTACTTAAAGTATATATGTATAAACCTGCTCTGAGTACCATTGTAGGTATGTAACTTGATTAGAGATTGCAACCGCGTTGCAGCCCAGTGCACTTTGAATGTAGTTGTGATTACTGATGTCGGTTATATTCAGTGTAAACGTAGAAACCATAACAAACTGGTTTGAATTTTTACTATTCCTATCTTTAAGCTATATATGGATTATTTGttgttgttgtgtttttttattttaagATTGCAATTAATTAGACAAATAGTGtaaaaagaaaatattttttcTGTTGGTAAATATTGTTTTAgtaaaaaatgagcaaaaaaaagCTTTACCTTGGTTTCTTTGCGTAGTGAGACTGTGATTGAGAGCGTGCGTGCTGATGACACTGCTGGTGGATAGTATGAATAAGCGGGGACTGAATGGCTAGTAGtgagccattcagcccctctaacctaACCTGCCCATGAAGAAGATCAAaaaagagattccgcagatgctggcaatccacagcaacacatagaaaatgctggaggaactcagtaggtcaggagaggaataaacagttgatgtttcaggccgagacccttcatcaggactggaaaaaaaagggggaagatgccagaataagaaggttgggaatgggaaggaggacaagctagaaggtgataggtgaaggcaggtgggtgggagagaggggatgaagtaagaagttgggaggtgaaaggtggaaaaggcaaatggcgggagagaaaggaatctgatcgaggaacagagtggaccatgggagaaagggaaggtaggggtgatatgcaggtgaggggtagaggtaagaggccagagtgaggaaatgaagaagagggaaaggtgATGGGGAAAAATTACCAGAGGCTGGAGAAATTtatgttgatgccatcaggtttaGGCTATCAGGTTGGAGCAAGATCTTGGCTGATGCTATGCCTCAACTTTCCTGTCCCCTGCAATCCCAATATTCCCCCAGTTTATTTCATGTTTCAGGATTCTGGTGACATCATCTGTGAGTCCACACGgtgacaattttttttttgagtggACAGTTCGCGGGTGTTCTCAACTCATTCTGAAGGGGCAGAACCCCACTGAGGACTCTGGTCAGGGGTAGACCATCTGAGATACCAAACCCAACGAGGTCAAGATGTCTtgtcaagttcaaagttcaaagctcaaagtaaattttattatcaaagaacatatacgtttctatatacagccctgagattcattttcttgtgggcattctcaacaaatctatagaatagtaactataacagaatctaTGAAAGACTGTCCAAATAgggttcaaccagagtgcagaagacaacgaactctgaaaaaaagaagaaacaataatataaatatataagcaataaatattcagaatatgagatgaagagtccttgaaagtgagtccacaggttgtgggaacatttcaatgatggtgcaagtgaagtGATCCCCtttgttccagagcctgatggtgcggagtagtgactgttcctgaacctggtagtgtgagtcctgaggcacttgtacctctaAGTATTGGAGTGGGGGTGAATGAGAGGTGTGGGTCAGAATCCAGgggaagggagatggagggaggagCAGGCTGAGTGGTggtttgctctctctctcagcaATACACAGCAGGTCAAAGGATATCCATGGAGAAAAAAACCGTCAACGTTAACAGTTTCATAGACTTCGATCCACATGAAGGTCCTCCAATTCAAATTGTCggctgtccatctccctccacagatgctgctcaatctgGAAGTGTCTGCCATCTTTCGTATCTTTTGTGTCTCTCTTTAATTAACTCTTTCTTCTGCTAAGTGGTTCCAATATTTCCTCTTTCCAAGATCAGCGTTTTAATTTTTACAATTTTCTCTTTCTCCCTCGTTTTTGTCTCTCTCTTTCAAGGgggtgtaattttaaggtgactgaaggaagtataggggagatgtcagaggcaagtctTTTGATGCAAAGAATGGTGGTTGCGTGGAAcgctctgccaggggtggtgatagaggcagggacattagggatatttaagagactctgcacttggagtattgtgttcagttctgggtgcctcattataggaaggatgtggaagctttagagagggtgcagaggagatttaccaggatgctgcctggattagagaggctgcagaggagattcaccaggatgctgcctggattagagagggtgcagaggagatttaccaggatgctgcctggattagagagggtgcagaggagattcaccaggatggtgcctggattagagagggtgcagaggagatttaccaggatgctgcctggattagagagggtgcagaggagattcaccaggatgctgcctggattagagagggtgcagaggagatttaccaggatgctgcctggattagagagggtgcagaggagatttaccaggatgctgcctggattagagagggtgcagaggagattgaccaggatgctgcctggattagagagggtgcagaggagattgaccaggatgctgcctggattagagagggtgcagaggagattgaccaggatgctgcctggattagagagggtgcagaggagattcaccaggatgctgcctggattagagagggtgcagaggagattcaccaggatgctgcctggattagagagggtgcagaggagattgaccaggatgctgcctggattagagagggtgcagaggagattgaccaggatgctgcctggattagagagggtgcagaggagattcaccaggatgctgcctggattagagagggtgcagaggagattcaccaggatgctgcctggattagagagggtgcggaggagatttatcgggatgctgcctggattagagagggtgcagaggagatttacccggatgctgcctggattagagagggtgtagaggagatttacccggatgctgcctggattagagagggtgtagaggagatttacccggatgctgcctggattagagagggtgcagaggagattcaccaggatgctgcctggattagagagcacgtcttatgaggataggttgagagaGCAGggttttttctctttggagcaaagaacgatgagaggtgacttgatagaggtgtaaaggtgataagaggcattgacagATTGGACAGCCAGGGATTTTTTTTCCCCATGGTGGAAAAGGCTGATagaaa from Hypanus sabinus isolate sHypSab1 chromosome 3, sHypSab1.hap1, whole genome shotgun sequence carries:
- the LOC132391963 gene encoding cytochrome P450 26B1 isoform X2; this translates as MGEHSLVSSQWPRSTRMLLGSTSLVNSIGDIHRHKRKIFAKVFSHEALECYLPKIQQAIQDGIRDWSSSGEPITVYQQAKKLTFRIAVRVLLGFRVSEEDLDLLSESFEQLIANLFSLPLDFPFSGYRKGMRARDNLYKYLEKAISEKLQSKQDKDYSDALDILIDSAREQGKELTMQELKESTVELIFAAFATTSSASTSLILQLLQHPAVLEKLRQELRNNGILHNGCKCEDRPRLATITRLRYLDCVIKEVLRLLPPVSGGYRTALQTFELDGCQIPKGWSVLYSIRDTHDTAPVFQNVGVFDPDRFGEDRYEDKSVRFSYIPFGGGIRSCLGKELAKLILKVLAMELASTSRFELATRTFPRMLTVPVVHPMDGLKVKFYGLDSNQNEIDAESESLLGSTV